From Myxococcales bacterium, the proteins below share one genomic window:
- a CDS encoding CAP domain-containing protein yields the protein MAPSLSSRRRVLSVGLAALALGLTVVACLPPRTQQPQPQPYPQQPYPPQGYPQQPYPQQGYPQQPYPQQGYPQQPYPQQPGPQPTAQPTAPQPAPTATTAPSDPLTTLLGGLLSPGAPPLQLPPGWQLPPGWPGLPGSAPSTPPAPSTPPAPGSSLPSIGARAMELANTINAYRQQNGLPPVPVTRALTYVAEVHVRDLAGSPKRSGCNAHSWTNAGSWTGCCYTPDHAQASCMWKKPAELSHYTSAGFEIAIGEPGVVSGFVLDAKKALDLWKSSSLHHDVILNRNTWQSTTWKAMGAGIIDSHAAVWFAKDVDPTP from the coding sequence ATGGCCCCCTCCCTCTCCTCGCGCCGGCGCGTGCTGTCCGTAGGTCTCGCCGCGCTCGCCCTCGGCCTCACAGTCGTCGCGTGCCTCCCCCCGAGGACGCAGCAGCCCCAGCCGCAGCCGTATCCCCAGCAGCCGTATCCCCCGCAGGGGTATCCCCAACAGCCCTATCCCCAACAGGGATATCCGCAGCAGCCGTATCCTCAACAGGGATATCCCCAACAGCCCTATCCCCAGCAGCCCGGGCCGCAGCCGACGGCCCAGCCCACGGCGCCTCAGCCCGCGCCCACGGCGACCACCGCGCCCTCGGATCCGCTGACGACGCTGCTCGGGGGGCTGCTGTCGCCCGGGGCTCCTCCGCTCCAGCTCCCGCCCGGGTGGCAGCTCCCGCCGGGGTGGCCGGGGCTCCCGGGGTCGGCGCCGAGCACACCTCCCGCGCCGAGCACGCCGCCCGCGCCCGGGTCGAGCCTGCCGTCGATCGGGGCGCGCGCGATGGAGCTCGCGAACACGATCAACGCCTACCGTCAGCAGAACGGCCTGCCGCCGGTGCCGGTGACACGCGCGCTCACGTACGTGGCCGAGGTGCACGTGCGGGACCTCGCGGGCTCGCCGAAGCGGAGCGGCTGCAACGCCCATAGCTGGACGAACGCGGGGAGCTGGACGGGCTGCTGCTACACGCCCGACCACGCGCAGGCCTCGTGCATGTGGAAGAAGCCGGCGGAGCTTTCGCACTACACGTCGGCCGGGTTCGAGATCGCCATCGGCGAGCCGGGGGTCGTCTCGGGGTTCGTGCTCGACGCGAAGAAGGCCCTCGACCTGTGGAAGTCGAGCAGCCTCCACCACGACGTCATCTTGAACCGCAACACGTGGCAGTCGACCACGTGGAAGGCCATGGGCGCCGGCATCATCGACAGCCACGCGGCGGTGTGGTTCGCCAAAGACGTGGACCCGACGCCTTGA